In Fragaria vesca subsp. vesca linkage group LG1, FraVesHawaii_1.0, whole genome shotgun sequence, the sequence GTTGTTGCAGTAGAGGTCACTGGAGGTCCACCTATTGATTTTATTTCGGGTAGAAAGGTATGCATATCGAAAATAATTTTTGTATGACATATACCTAGGTTGTATATCTTCAATATCTTTCTTTATCTCTCAATCAGGACTCAAAGCAATCACCACCAGAAGGCCGTCTTCCAGATGCCAAACTCGGTATGCCATCAACTACGCTGCTAGTATTTCATGTGCTAAAAAATTTGCTCACTGCATTAGTTTCACTTTGTTCACAGGTGCATCACATTTAAGGGATACTTTTTACCGCATGGGACTAGATGATCAGGACATTGTGGCTCTATCAGGAGGCCACACATTGGTAACTTTTGCAATCTGAATCTGACCATCTTATCTTCACTGTACTTGATCAGCATTTATAGAAATTTATCTCATATCATGGTCCTATAGGGAAGGGCACATCAGGAGAGATCAGGCTTTGATGGACCCTGGACAAAGGAGCCTGCGAAGTTTGACAACTCATACTTTGTGTAAGACATCCATAGAAATGTTATCTATTTATACATGCAATAATCAATGTAATGTTTGGAAATGTGAATTCTATGATCAGGGAACTATTGAAAGGGAAGTCACAAGGACTGCTGAAACTTCCCACAGACAAGGCTTTAGTGGAGGATCCCGAGTTCCATCACTATGTCGAACTATATGCAAACGTAAATTGGCTAAAGTGTCTATGTGCAGTTGATAATTTTACGATATCACATCTTCCAAAATTAAGATCATTCGTATGTGTATTGGCAGGATAAGGATGCATTCTTCAGAGACTATGCAGTATCACACAAGAAACTATCCGAACTTGGCTTTAGTCCACCTTCTTCAGGTCAGAAGGTAGGACTTGCTCTTAGCATTGCTGCTATCCTAGTTTTGGCATTTGTGTGGGATCAGTTGACAGATATCAGCCCAGACCCTTATCTATTATGGAAACAATACAATAATTAGGGTCCATGGATACTTATGTGTGTAAACGAGTACATACCCCGTGTAATTTGATTGGTATTGGTATATATTCTTGCTCAATCCAGAGCCAGAAAACGAAGAAATAAAGATCTCACTGGTGTTGATCGAAAACAAGCTATATATATTTATTCACTCAAATAAAGATGTTCTGTTTACATTGCATATATGATTCCATAGAATATCTGCTATTTAAAGGAGATCAAGTTCATCTCCAATAAGAATTTGGCTTGTAAGTATGCTCGAGTTAAACAAAGGGTCTGGAAACCAGGCAGGTATAAGGCTGAGGCTGCCAAATTGGTGGAGAAGAGCCTAGGAAGGTATCCAAAGCCGGGTCTGCTTGATACATGTCAAAAGAAACAACACTAGTTAAGTAATTACTCATTTCCAAATAAGATGAAGGAAACATAGAAATATAAAAAAAAATTCATTGTTATTCATTATCTTTGAAGATGGCCCAAAAGGCATACATAAATATAAAACTTAAATGAGTTTTTTTTTTCTTTGCTGAGTGGAGTAAGCCTGATACAGCTTCAACTACACACTCCCATTCTCTCTACCAGAAGACGATAATCGAAGGAGAACAAGTTCATCTCCACAACTCCATCTCCAGCCTAAACCCCCGAACTTAGATTAGTTATATAGCAGATACTTAATTAATTTGTAAGAGACTAAAGCAACTTAGATTACTTATAAACCCTAAAGCAACTTAGATTACTTATTAAGCCCTTGCCCTTGGACTTAAGGAGAGAGTAATGTCTTGAAATACCCTGAGCCTCTTCTCAATCTTCTTCGGAAACATCCCTGCATTGTTTCCATTGCCAATCGCCTTCCCTGCTTCATTTGTTGGGTCAATCATAGCAGCAATGATGGCATCCTCAAAGTCCTTGTTATCAGGCAACAATTGAGCCATCTTGTTGTTCTCTTCATTTTCTTCAAGTGACAGCCTTCTTCTGGTCTTGTTTTCAGGTACACCCAACTCCACGGTAGGCTCCATAGTAGGCTTTGTTGGGATCTCAATTGCATCAGTCACTCTCATATTGGCAGCATTCCCAGACCTAGTCCTTTTAAGGGTCTCAGCACATTGAGATTGAGTACTATTTCCGATTGAGCCCTGCTTCGAGTAAAAAGGCTGCGCAGCACAATTCAGTGAGTTCAGCACGTTGTTGTTGTTGTTGTTTCTAAGAGGAGGCAGAACCTTGGTTCTGGGCTGAGTCAGCAGCAAGGAGTTAATGTTTTCGTCAGAAAACTCGTCGATTTTGACAGATTCCATTCGAGGCGGCAATGGGGTGTGGTGATTGTCTCTGCAAGGCTGAGGCTGCCAAATCGATGAGGACCCAAGAAAGGCATCAAAAAGCCTGCTCTGTTCGACTCGATCCAGACCCTTGTTCATCATCTCAGACTCCAAGTCCTTGAGC encodes:
- the LOC101296044 gene encoding L-ascorbate peroxidase 3, peroxisomal-like, which encodes MASLRSAKARQLYLQEIEKARQDLRALIYSKNCAPIMLRLAWHDAGTYDAKTKTGGPNGSIRNEEELKHSANNGLKIAVDLCEEVKAKHPKITYADLYQLAGVVAVEVTGGPPIDFISGRKDSKQSPPEGRLPDAKLGASHLRDTFYRMGLDDQDIVALSGGHTLGRAHQERSGFDGPWTKEPAKFDNSYFVELLKGKSQGLLKLPTDKALVEDPEFHHYVELYANDKDAFFRDYAVSHKKLSELGFSPPSSGQKVGLALSIAAILVLAFVWDQLTDISPDPYLLWKQYNN